Proteins encoded within one genomic window of Phototrophicus methaneseepsis:
- a CDS encoding substrate-binding periplasmic protein: MKRSLLLVFLLLLTLPLAVQAQDELPDLGGETISIAVENAYPPFNFIDEETGEPAGWDYDAVDEICARINCVPEYIETSWDGMIVAVSNGEFDVAADGITITEERDEIVDFSIPYVSIVERLMARVDEDRFATVEEFIANEELVVGVQLATTNYNTAIELVGEDRIVGYDIYGAAVQALIAGDVDAVIIDDVAGQGYVGENAEDVQLFEDGLTQNGGLGFIFPEGSELVAAFDAALTSMIDDGTLDELNVEWGVAGGEEEAVELPDLGGETISIAVENAYPPFNFIDEETGEPAGWDYDAVDEICARINCVPEYIETSWDGMIVAVSNGEFDVAADGITITEERDEIVDFSIPYVSIVERLMARVDEDRFATVDEFIANEELVVGVQLATTNYNTAIELVGEDRIVGYDIYGAAVQALIAGDVDAVIIDDVAGQGYVGENAEDVQLFEDGLTQNGGLGFIFPEGSELVAAFDAALTSMIDDGTLDELNVEWGVAGGEEE, encoded by the coding sequence ATGAAACGCTCCTTATTATTGGTGTTCTTACTGCTGCTGACGCTGCCACTCGCCGTACAAGCACAAGATGAACTACCGGACCTGGGTGGCGAGACGATTTCTATCGCCGTCGAAAATGCCTACCCGCCATTCAACTTCATTGATGAAGAAACCGGTGAACCCGCAGGCTGGGACTACGATGCTGTTGATGAAATCTGTGCTCGCATCAACTGCGTGCCTGAATACATCGAAACTTCCTGGGATGGCATGATCGTCGCTGTCTCCAACGGAGAATTCGATGTCGCTGCCGATGGCATCACCATCACCGAAGAACGTGATGAAATCGTTGATTTCTCCATCCCCTACGTCTCCATTGTGGAACGCCTCATGGCCCGTGTTGATGAAGACCGCTTCGCCACTGTCGAAGAATTCATCGCAAATGAAGAGCTCGTCGTTGGCGTTCAGTTGGCAACCACCAACTACAACACCGCCATTGAGCTCGTTGGCGAAGATCGTATCGTTGGCTATGACATCTACGGTGCTGCTGTTCAGGCGCTCATCGCTGGTGATGTCGATGCTGTCATCATTGACGATGTCGCAGGCCAGGGTTACGTCGGTGAAAATGCCGAAGATGTCCAACTCTTCGAAGATGGCCTCACCCAGAATGGTGGCCTCGGCTTCATCTTCCCGGAAGGCAGCGAACTCGTCGCCGCTTTCGATGCCGCCCTCACCAGCATGATCGATGATGGTACCCTCGACGAACTCAACGTCGAATGGGGCGTCGCCGGTGGTGAAGAAGAAGCTGTTGAACTGCCGGACCTGGGTGGCGAGACGATTTCTATCGCCGTCGAAAATGCCTACCCGCCATTCAACTTCATTGATGAAGAAACCGGTGAACCCGCAGGCTGGGACTACGATGCTGTTGATGAAATCTGTGCTCGCATCAACTGCGTGCCTGAATACATCGAAACTTCCTGGGATGGCATGATCGTCGCTGTCTCCAACGGAGAATTCGATGTCGCTGCCGATGGCATCACCATCACCGAAGAACGTGATGAAATCGTTGATTTCTCCATCCCCTACGTCTCCATTGTGGAACGCCTCATGGCCCGTGTTGATGAAGACCGCTTCGCCACTGTCGATGAATTCATCGCAAATGAAGAGCTCGTCGTCGGCGTTCAGTTGGCAACCACCAACTACAACACCGCCATTGAGCTCGTCGGTGAAGATCGTATCGTCGGCTATGACATCTACGGTGCTGCTGTTCAGGCGCTCATCGCTGGTGATGTCGATGCTGTCATCATTGACGATGTCGCAGGCCAGGGTTACGTCGGTGAAAATGCCGAAGATGTCCAACTCTTCGAAGATGGCCTCACCCAGAATGGTGGCCTCGGCTTCATCTTCCCGGAAGGCAGCGAACTCGTCGCCGCTTTCGATGCCGCCCTCACCAGCATGATCGATGATGGTACCCTCGACGAACTCAACGTCGAATGGGGCGTCGCCGGTGGTGAAGAAGAATAA
- a CDS encoding amino acid ABC transporter permease codes for MASLMQDQPIQEKPKNDFEEVEEQSRKRLAGRFARLYTAPWWLITLVIVWIYLIVQITNSLDYSRIFAELSEGISLTLTLSLSAYVLALVVGLLCGVVRANPPKPPEHGMRFDQVVGHILHTLLYNAVTLYVEFMRGIPPLVFLLISGFILVPALRDAINTSILPMLRTMLNNPEIPELVWRGRDNATAIAGLSLIYGAFLSEVFRAGIQSVDKGQIEAAKSLGMSYYQVLRYIVIPQAVRRMLPPLGNDFISMIKDTSLVTILGINDITQLARKWSGSTFLYVETYAVLSMIYLTLTITGSMLVQLMERYLRRNER; via the coding sequence ATGGCTTCTCTGATGCAAGACCAACCAATCCAAGAAAAACCCAAAAACGACTTTGAAGAAGTCGAAGAACAGTCTCGAAAGCGTTTAGCAGGACGGTTCGCTCGGCTTTATACGGCCCCCTGGTGGCTGATTACACTCGTCATCGTCTGGATTTACCTCATCGTCCAGATCACCAATAGTCTGGATTATTCACGCATTTTTGCGGAGCTTTCAGAAGGCATCTCCCTCACGCTGACGCTCTCGCTTTCCGCGTATGTGCTGGCGCTCGTTGTCGGCCTATTGTGTGGTGTCGTCCGGGCAAACCCACCCAAGCCACCGGAACACGGTATGCGTTTTGACCAAGTGGTCGGGCACATCCTTCATACTTTGCTCTATAACGCCGTGACGCTGTATGTTGAGTTTATGCGTGGTATACCGCCGCTGGTCTTCCTGCTGATTTCAGGCTTCATCCTGGTACCAGCGCTGCGCGACGCAATTAACACCTCTATTTTGCCGATGCTGCGAACCATGCTCAACAACCCGGAAATCCCTGAACTGGTCTGGCGTGGACGCGATAACGCCACTGCGATTGCAGGCCTTTCGCTGATTTACGGCGCGTTCCTCTCGGAAGTATTCCGCGCAGGTATTCAGTCCGTCGATAAAGGCCAGATCGAAGCGGCGAAATCGCTTGGCATGTCTTATTATCAGGTACTGCGCTACATTGTGATCCCGCAGGCCGTCCGCCGCATGCTGCCGCCACTTGGCAACGATTTCATCAGCATGATTAAAGACACCTCACTGGTCACAATCCTTGGCATCAACGATATTACACAGCTCGCGCGTAAGTGGTCCGGCAGCACCTTTTTATATGTCGAGACATACGCCGTACTGAGCATGATTTACCTGACGCTGACGATCACGGGCAGTATGCTCGTCCAGCTTATGGAGCGCTATCTGCGTCGTAATGAGCGCTAG
- a CDS encoding RNA polymerase sigma factor, whose protein sequence is MNRPDHPPMLSLLERIQQGDRDAVMEAYEVHFADLYRFVRLRVPQATLAEDIVSDVFVTLLECVGKPNAPRSHLRGWLFKVARTQLQAHLQSIGNARIALQWESLEEWMPAMIESNPEHLLGDVFDQQRLQHALNMLNSDHQEVLLLRFGQQLSLQETAETVGKSISAVKSIQFRALQTLRQIMTSEPKAEDASKSEDDPKADVQAGSKGGAS, encoded by the coding sequence ATGAATAGGCCGGATCATCCGCCGATGTTATCGCTGTTGGAACGCATACAGCAAGGCGACCGTGATGCTGTCATGGAAGCTTACGAAGTGCACTTTGCCGATCTGTATCGGTTTGTGCGGCTGCGCGTGCCACAGGCAACTTTGGCGGAAGACATCGTGAGTGACGTATTTGTGACGCTGCTGGAATGCGTCGGAAAGCCTAATGCACCGCGCAGCCACCTTCGGGGCTGGCTGTTTAAGGTCGCACGTACGCAGTTGCAGGCACATTTACAGTCCATCGGGAATGCACGCATCGCCTTACAGTGGGAGTCATTGGAGGAATGGATGCCAGCCATGATAGAAAGTAACCCGGAGCATCTTCTGGGGGATGTATTTGATCAGCAGCGGTTGCAGCACGCGCTTAATATGCTCAACAGCGATCATCAGGAAGTGTTGTTGCTGCGCTTCGGCCAGCAGCTCAGCTTACAAGAGACCGCTGAAACAGTTGGCAAGAGCATTAGTGCCGTGAAGTCGATTCAGTTTCGCGCTCTGCAGACGCTGCGCCAGATCATGACATCTGAGCCGAAGGCAGAAGATGCTTCAAAATCAGAAGATGATCCAAAAGCGGATGTCCAAGCCGGATCGAAGGGAGGTGCCTCATGA